The region AGATTTAATTTGTGAACCGACTAAGATGATTTTCCCTGATATTTGTTTAATGCCTTTTTCTTTGAAAGTAGCTATTAATGCAGACAGGTGTTTACGTTTAAAAGTAGGATCGCCACTGAAGGTAAAATAGACGTTACCTTCAAGGGTATTATCGACAACTTCGCCATTGGTTAATAATTGAGTTTGATAATAGAAGTCGGTTCCTAGTTGATGTGTTGCTCCAACTGCAGTAAGAACTTTTTGAATACTGGCAGGTAACAACAGCGTATCTTCATTCAAGCTATAAATACTTTTATTACTTTCAATATCCCAAACATTAATGGCCATTTGCGATTGTGGCGGGGTGATGATTTTCATCATATTCGCTAAATATTCATCAGCAACACTGGTTGAGCTAAAGCTGAGTAGACTGACAGTACAGATGCTGAAAATTCGAATTAGACTATTAACAAGGCTACGATTTCGACTGTAAATAAGACAACGATTTAGATTAGTAATTAGAGAAGGCATAGGAAAATACTGATATCAAAGGTAACTGTAAAGTACGTGATCTCATCATGATTTACATTACACAATTCAAAAAATATTGTTTTATCCTAACTACATTGGACTTAGGCATCGATAATGTAGAAATGTGATTATTTATCAATCAAAAAATCACATCCGATAATGCTATCAGTTTGGGCGTTATTCGAACGCTCATTAACCATTGATCATCTATTTGATCTAAAATAGTTAAGTTGTGCCTCATAAACTAACCAAATACCTTTATATCATAAGAAAATCCTTGCTCCTTAGGCGCTAAATCGGTAATTTCTATCTCCTAATATCAATTGTTAATTAGTTATTACGGCGCCATGGTGATAGAAAGCCAAAAATTAAGTATTTATTTAATATCAACTCTCATGAGTAAGGAACGATTCTTACTGCGAAAGGTTTGAGTCCATACTTAATAACGGCCAATTTTATTGCCTATGCTTACATACCTAATTGATATCGTTTAAGGAGGTTGCCTTGCTGGATAAGCTTGGTGGTATCGCATTACAAACTGATTCTCTTAAGTGGTTATTAAACCCTATTCAGTTTAAGCAAGAATTATTATCTCGTATCGCGAGTGCTATGCATTCGATCCATATTGCAGCACTGTACCTGGAAGATGATGAAGCAGGACGAGAAGTTCTCAATGCGTTACTAGCGGCTAAAGCTGCTAACCCTGAATTACAAATAGTTGTCTTGGTTGACTACCATCGTGCACGTCGTGGATTGATTGGGCATAAAGGCGACAGTGGTAACTACATTATGTACCGAAAGGCGATGGCTGAAGCTGTGCAGCCTTTCGATATATTAGGTGTACCGGTTAAGTCTCGCGAATTCATGGGTGTTTTGCACCTTAAAGGTTTTATCATTGATGATGCGGTAATCTTCAGTGGTGCCAGTATCAATAATATTTACTTTCAGCAGTTAGATAAATATCGTTTTGATCGCTACCATGTGATTGAATCAGCAGAGCTTGCTCGCAGCATGCGTAGCTATATTCAACAGCACTTAGTCAACGATTCTGCAGTGTGTTCTTTAACGCAGGACAGTAGCGAAGAACAATGCCCTGAAAAACAAGACATGCGTACCTTTAAAACGCGATTGAGTCGTTCTGAGTATGAATTTGAAAGTACTCGTATTGGTAATCGTGTGACACCATTAGTGGGTCTTGGTCGTAAAAAGAACAAGCTTAATGAAGTGATTGTTAAAATGGTTGATGAGTCAACGGAATCACTGTTCATTTGCACGCCTTATTTCAATCCGCCCAATGCACTTGTACGTGCTCTGACACGACATTTACGTAATGGTAAGAGCATTGATATCGTTGTCGGTGATAAAACTGCTAACGACTTCTATATTCCGCCTGAGAAAGAGTTCTCGACGATTGGTGCGTTGCCTTACATGTATGAGCAATCATTACGCAAGTTTGTAAAGCGTCAGCAATGGGCCATTGAAAATGGTCAGTTACGGATCCATTTATGGAAAAACGGTATTAACAGTTTTCATTTAAAAGGCATTAGCGCTGACGGTAAAAAGCATCTTATTACTGGCTCAAATCTAAACCCTCGCGCTTGGGCACTTGATTTAGAAAATGGCCTGCTTTTACATGATGAAAGCGGTGCTTGGAAACAAAGCTTTGAGTCTGAACAAGCGTTTATTCTTGAGCACACTGAAAAGTTATTTCATTATAGCCAAATTGAAACACTGCAAAAGTACCCAGCACCTGTGAAAAAAATCATGACCAGGATAAGGCGCTTAAAAGCTGACTTTTTACTTAGAAGAATATTGTAGTATCCTCATCACCTTAACGGGTGATGAATTTTTTTGAACGCTATTAAACGATAGCGTCTTACTGAGAATATCCCCATGTTGGCGTTACCATCTGAATTGCAGCATGCAGTTCATCATTTATATCAATACAGAAAATCAATTTCGACTAAACCTTTTGCAGCCAGAGGCATGAAACTAATTCGTTGTCAGTGGTGTTTATTAGGTGAAATTTTCTGTACCTGCCAACATCGTGAATATATCAATACCCAAGCCCACTTTATGCTGGTTATGTATGATGATGAGGTGTTAAAACCCACTAATAGTGGTCGGTTGATTGCCGATATTGTGCCTAACACCAGTGCTTATTTGTGGTCTAGAACAGAGCCGAGTAAAGAAATGGTTGAGGCGATCAATAATCCTAAGTATCAACCTATGCTTATTTTCCCTGCGAAATATGCTGAGCCAAATCAAGCGGTAATTTCTCACGTAAGCCAATGTAAAAATACTTCTGATGGTAAAATTCCTTTATTAATTTTACTTGATGGCAGTTGGCGCCAAGCTATTAAAATGTTCCGCAAAAGCCCATATTTGCACAATCTGCCTTTGCTATCATTTACACCCGAGACCTTGGCAAGTTATGAGCTAAGAAAGGGCAGTCATGACTTTCAGTTATCCACTGCAGAAGTGGCTGCATTAGCATTTGAAGCCGTTGATGAACCTTTAAACTCGCAGGTATTAACGGCTTGGTTTGAGTTATTTGTTGAGTCATCATTACTGGGTCGAAATCGACGATTAAAAGAAGATATTATCCCAATCGAGACCTATATCGACAAGTACAAACAGGCTATTATAAATGCCAGTTTAGATTAACAGCATTGTCTTATTCGACTGCGCTGACTTAATAACATAGGTTTAATCACTCTGACTTAATAAGCCTTTTTTATAACTGTCATCTTATTCATTTTTTACGCAAAGGACGCGAATATTCACATGTTAGATAGTAAGCTAATCGTATTATATCGCCTTGAACCAGGTTGTTTAGGACCTGACGGTGTCGATCACATAGAAATATTCTGTAATCTTGCTCAGCAGAGCTTGGCATCACTGGATACAGATACTTGTCAGTGGTTTCTTGAGCCGCGCCATAATAAGCAACTTGATGAGATGGCCTACTGTTTAGGCGATAAGATGTTAACCCGTACTCAAGCAAGCAAATTTCTATCTTCTTTTAGTGGCGATTTAGAACAAGCCCAAGAGGCATTTGAAGATCAGTTAACGGATCTAATTAATCAATATATCGCGCGTAAATAGTTATTCTTTACACAATGACACATTAAAATAGTCCTTTTTTTCTACAAAGCGTCACCAATATCATTATCAGTTAACAGCAGTATTGTTAATGAAATGGCAAGTTTTTCGTTCGCTTAACCTTAGGCAATCACATGCAATCTCAATCAACTTCGCCATCATTGAACCCACTAGATGCTGACCTTACCCAAACTTTAAAACAACAATTTGGTTTTGATCAATTTAGAGAAGGGCAAATTGACGTTGTTAAACATATTTTATCTGACAATTCATCGCTCGCTATTTTTCCAACGGGTTCAGGTAAGTCGTTATGTTATCAATTCAGTGCATTACAACTTCCTCAGCTGACTTTAGTTGTTTCTCCATTATTGGCGTTGATGAAAGATCAGATTTCATTTTTACATTCCAAAGGAATTAACGCAGCGAGTATCGATTCAAGTTTGACCTATGAACAAAGTCAGCAGGTGATGCGGGATGTTCGTAATGGTACCACTAAAATTTTAATGGTCTCGGTTGAGCGTTTTAAAAATGAACGCTTCAGACAGTTTCTATCGAGCATTACTATTTCGCTGTTAGTGGTTGATGAAGCTCACTGTATTTCAGAGTGGGGGCATAACTTTAGACCAGACTATTTAAAAATTCCTTCGTACGTGCAGCAATTTAACATTTCGCAAGTGATGTTACTCACTGCAACGGCGACCGAAAAAGTTAAGCTAGATATGGCTAAACGCTTTGGAATTTTACCTCAGCAGATAGTACAAACTGGCTTTTATCGAAGTAACTTAGATATTAGTGTCCTACCAGTACTCGAAGAGTCAAAACAAGCTGAGTTAGTGAATACTGTCAGTCGATTTACCAATGCAACAGCCGGGATTGCAGGTATTGTCTATGTGACGCTACAAAAGACGGCAGAAGATATTGCAAATTACTTAACTCGCTCAAATATCAAGGCTACAGCCTATCATGCAGGGCTTAATGCAGACGTCAGAAACCGAATTCAACAACAGTTCATGGATGGTGAGATTAATATCATTGTCGCCACTATTGCTTTTGGTATGGGGATTGATAAAAGTAATATTCGTTTCGTGGTGCATTATGACTTACCAAAATCCATAGAAAACTATAGCCAAGAAATTGGTCGAGCAGGTCGAGATGGTCAGCTATCGCATTGCGTCACTCTTGCAAATAAAGATGGCCTCAACACCATTGAAAACTTTGTTTATGGTGACACACCAGAACCCACAGCTATCGCGAAGCTAATTGAGCATATAAAAGTTGAAGTTGATAACGGTCGTTGGGAAATGCAGGAGTATTCAATCTCAACGAGTTGTAATATCAAACAGTTACCTTTGAAAACATTACTTGTGCAGTTGGAACTCGCTAATGTCGTTCAACCTAGCTTTGCTTACTTTGCCGAGTTTAAATATCAGTTTCTAGTGGGTAAACAGCAATTACTTGCTAGCTTTGACCCGCAGCGACAAGTATTTTTACAACAAATATTTGAACATACACAGTTTAAAAAAATCTGGGGGCAGCTCAACTTTGATAGCTTATATCAACAATATGGCGCTGATCGCCAGCGGGTTGTTGCAGCGTTAGAATATTTGGCAGATAAGCAATTTATTCAACTAGAAACGAAAAAAATAACTCAGGTTTTCAATGTTGATATCAATGCACTACTTAATCCAAACCTTCCAGCTGAATTAGCCCATTACTTTCAAAGCAATGAAGTGAAGGAAATTGCACGATTGAAGCAGTTAATTTCATTTTTTGAATCTACAGAATGTATTACGGCTAAATTGGCGATATATTTTGATGATCGCAACGCGCCAAGCCAATGCGGACATTGTAGTGTTTGTAGTGGGCATATTGCGATTTTACCGCAAAAACAGTTGATTCCAATTTCAAGCTTGCCATCTTTAGCTGAGAATCTTCAACAGTTCTGCCAACACATGGCTTCTAAAAGCGATCAACCTCTGTCAATTGGCGTTCAAGCTAAATTTCTTGCTGGAATTAGTGTACCCTTGTTTACTCGTAATAAAGTTAAACAATTATCGGGTTTTGGTTATTGCACTCAATACCGCTATGAAGAGATAGTGGAATATATTAAAGTAATACATGGTGATAGTGCTTTAAATAGGAATAGTTAGTATGAAAAAGAAAGCTGTAGATGAATTACTGAAAAAGCACGATAAATTAAATCACCTCGAAGGCGTAAAGGTTATTTCCCATACTCAGCGTGAAAAAGAAGAGTGGGTGTTCCATACCTTGATGATATCTGGTTATGATGTCGCATTTAAATTTAAACGCACTAAAAAATATAAAAGCTTACAAGATCAGCTTGTCAGTTTACTTTATTACCCTGAAGAGCAAACAGTGGCGGGTTTTCCCATTGAAGTCATGCAAGTGGTAAGGGTGAAGCGCTGTTAAGCCTATTTTCAAGGGACTTAAACGTCCAAGTCATAAGCTTTTAAGTTGCTAAAACAAAAAACAGGCCTTCATGGCCTGTTTTTTATGGCTATAGCTTTAACTATAAGTATGATTGCTGATAGCGATTATTTTGAGTATTCAAAATCACCTTTCACTTCCCAAATTCGGTATCTTAACTCAGCGCCTTCAGGTAAATAGAATACTTTAGGCAAGCGACTATCGTAATCCATAGTGATACTTTTTCCCATGACGACAAACTTTGCCGTTTTGGGGTCAACACACATCATCATCGTAGTTGGACCATCAGAGATGCTATCAACAGTGTAGTAATGGTAGCCCCATCCTTGTAAGTTTTGTTTCTCCAGTTCGCCATGTAATCGATGTTTATTGCAATCGACCATCTTATTTTGTCCAATTTCGATCTCAATTTTATAGTTCAGTTCATCGTCTCGTTTAGATAATTGCAGAATATGTTGTACTTGCCCCTCTACAGGTTTTGGGAACATTTTTGCTTCTTCAATCTGTTGATAATTATTCGCTGTAAACTGGTGTATTGTGATCATAGTCGGCTTCGTAAATTGGTTAGGTACTGGACTTGTGGCTAATGCCGACAAGGACATAGCTGTTGTAATAGAAAACATCGCGGCAACAGAGAGTTTTTTGATTGTTGAATTGATTAGTTTTTTCATATAGTTCTCATTTTCATAGTGATAATTGATCCGTGTTGTAGGTATAAACGCAGTGATTTAAGAAAAGGGTTTTATTTTTCTAAACATTTTTTACTTTTTTCAGTTGCTATAGCTCAATTAAAACCATATTCTTTTTAGAGTATTGATTTTGTTTTAATTTGCTGCGCATACGAATGACATAGGATGTTAAATTGAATACTGGTTTAGAAAGTTCTGCACAGATACTAAGAATGGCCGTTCCACAAATGTCGGCATTAAATATTCCGGTAACCCCTGAAAATTATGCCATCTGGTATCAGTATTATAGTGAAACAAATTTAGATCTCAAAAGAGCCATTGACGGCTTACTTGCGAATAAGGTTGAGTTTACTGCTTCGGTTAATCAAGGCTTATATAATAACTTCATTAATGACCAGTCTCCTGAAGTCATAGAGAATGTCCAGATTGAAACACAGATATTAATCAATAGTCTTGTTTCTAAAATAAATGATCTTTCTTCTGGCACATCCAATTTTTCTTCCAGCTTAAGCTCTTTTAGTGATGAGCTACAATCAGATCCTAGCCCACAAAGTTTCAATAAAATGCTGGTTAATGTCAGCGCTGAAGTAGAAAAAGTACTTTTTCATAATGAATTGATGCGTGCTGATATTGATACTTTAGGTTCTGAATTAGTTACCTTAAAAGAAGAAATGGTCAACTTGAGCAAAGTGGCTATGACTGATGAGTTAACGTCATTAAATAATCGCCGCGCCTACGAAATATTCGCCCTCGAGCAGGTCAATTTATTCACTCAAAACCACGTGCCGTGCTGTTTATTGATGGTTGATATTGATCACTTTAAAAACTTTAACGACACTTACGGCCATCTCATTGGTGACAAAGTGCTGGCATTTGTAGCATTCGCTTTGAAGCAAACGGTTAAAGGGAATGATTTTGTTGCCCGCTATGGTGGGGAAGAGTTTGTGGTTTTATTGCCAAATACTGACTTGGAAGATGCGTTAACTGTTGCTGAGCATATAAGAGAACGCATTGCTGGTAAGCAATTAACTATTGGCAAAGAGAAAAAGCAGCAGTTAGGTAATATTACCGTATCAGTTGGTGCTGCTTGTATTCAACCAGGTGATGATGTTGAAACATTACTCACTCGCGCTGATGATATGTTATATCAAGCCAAGTCTAATGGCAGAAATTGCGTTAAAGGTTAGTGCTTATCGCGCTGACGTTTTAGTGTTTACGTTTTAGTTTTAATGCTAGCTAATGCTTATGGCACCTTGATATCAAAGTGCCATAAACGTCTAGATGACCACTACTTTTCTGAGACAGGTAAGTCCATATGCATCTTAATAAGATGCTCTTCCATATCAAATGACACCGTAAAGCCTAATCCTTTTGCAAGATTTGCCATACTTCGGTTTTCGAACATGGTAAATCCCGCTAATACTGGTGTATCGGTAGTTTTATAATAGTTGACTAACTTTTCAAGTAGCAGTTTACCTAATCCAATACCTTGATAATCACCACGAACCGCCATAGCAAATTCAGCTTCGGTATTATCAGGATCCGTCGAAGCTCGAACAGCCCCTAAGGTAATTTGTTCACCGTTTTCATCTTCAGCGGTTGCAATAAACGCCATCTCTCTGGCGAAATCAATTTGTGTTAGTACTGCCATTTCTTCGTGAGTCATGCGTGAGCGCACCCCAAAGTAGCGTTTATAACGATCTTCGTCACTGAGTGAATTATCAAAGACTAAATGTTTTGGTTCATCCTCAGGCAGAATTGGTCTTAACATGACTTTTAAGCCATTTTTCAGTGTTGCAGTTTGCTCTAACTCTTTTGGGTAAGGCATGATGGCTAAACGTGTTTTAGGATCAATATCTGTAGTATTGAGCTTCATATTCACGTCGAGCAGGGTGATAGTTTGACCTGCTGCTAATACCGGATTTAAATCTAATGACGCTATTTCCGGGCAATCAATAATGAGATGCGAAATTTGGGTTAGCATTACACAAAGAGCATTCATGTCTAAACCCAAGGGTAGATGCCTGTCTCTTAGTTTGTTGTTCTTTAATGCCTGGATTACCATATAACGCGCTAGTGTCATATTAAGAGGTGGTAGGGCAACTGCAGCATCACGGGTTGGATCCCACTCTGAGCCGCCTTCTCCTAAACATATGGCCGGACCAAATACCGGATCATTGATAACAGAGACTCGTACTTCTTGGGCTCCCGCTGTTAATGCCATTTTTTGCACAATCATGCCATCAATTGCTGCATCTGGATTGGTTTCTTTTACCCGGGAAGTAATTGATAGTGCAGCTTGGTGCACTTCCTCTTCGTTAGTGAGATTAAGCATGACACCATGAACGTCTGACTTGTACATCAAATCAGGGGATTGCACTTTTAATGCCACAGGAAAACCGAGTTTTTTCGCGAGTTCAACGGCTTGTTCCGCTGTTTTCGCAAGTTGGGTTTCAATGGTGTTTAGACCATAAGCTTTTAAAATGTCGCTGGTTTCATGGGTTTCTAGAATGTATCGTTGTTCCGTTTGCGCTTTTTGTAATAGCACGCGTGCAGTGGTGGTATCTGTTGGAATATTATCAGGTATCGATTGTGGCACTTCTTGCAGTAACTTTTGGTTTCGGCGGTACTCAACCATATGCATAAAGGCTTTTACTGCACCTTCTGGGGTTCTATAGGTTGGGATCCCCGCTTTACTAAACAATTTTCTGGCTAAGTAGGCTGAATCTTCACCGCTCCAATTGGTTAGAATATTGAGTTTGTTTCTATTGGGGTGTGACTTTATCGCTTCAATTAAGCTTTGAGCAATCAGTTCACTTTCTTCAAGTGCTGATGGAGAGTGAAGCACTAAAATCGCATCCATCTCCTGATAGTTATCCATCAGTAAATTTAATGCTTGAGTATAGCGCTGACTATCGGCATCACCGACGATATCAAGTGGGTTTTGTCCCGACCAGGTTGAAGGTAAAATAGCATTTAATTGACTAACGGTTTCATCGGATAACTGCGCAAGCTTGCCGCCTTTGATTATAAGCTCATCTGCTGCTAGTACAGCAGGTCCGCCGCCGTTACTGATAATGGCGACACGCTCACCTTTTAGTGGCGTTGAGTGGGCTAAACTTTCTACAGCAGCAAACAATTCAATCAAGTCATTGACGCGGAGCATACCAGCACGTCTAAAGGCGGCTTCGTATACAGCGTCATTACCGCCTTTACCGCCAGTATGAAGCATGGCGGCTTTAACGCCTTCTAAGCTTCTTCCTGATTTAATCACAAAGATGGGTTTATTACGGGCCGCAGCTCTTGCTGCTGATAAGAAGTGGCGCTTTTCACTGATAGAGTCGATGTACAGCATAATGGCGCTAGTACGACTATCGCGACCGAGGTAATCGAGTAATTCATCAAAGTCGATATCGGAAGCATCACCCAAGGAAATAAAGGAGGAAAACCCGATATCTTTGTTATTAGCCCAATCAAGTACCGTGGTACAAATTGCCGCTGATTGTGACACAAAAGCTATTTTGCCTTGCTTAGCCCCGCTATGGGCTAGGCTGGCATTGAGTCCGATGGTCGGGATTATCATCCCTAGACTATTAGAGCCTAAGATCCTCATGCCGTATCGCTTTGCATGCTGCAGGGTTAAGCTTATGAGGCTATTACCGTTTTCATCAAATTCGTTAGCCATACCAGAAGCCATAATAATGGCAACTTTACAGCCAAACTGGGCTAAGGTTTCAATAATATCGGGTACCCGACTAGCACGAGTACAAATAACCGCTAAATCAGGCTTTATAGGTAGGGATTCTATATTGGGGTAGGCTAAGACCCCCATAACAGCGGAGTACTTAGGGGTAACAGGCATTATTGGACCAGAAAATCCACTGCCGAGTAAGTTCTTCATCAGCACTCGCCCGGCACGTTTCTCACCGTTTGACGCGCCAATGACGGCTATGGAAGTCGGTTTAAATAAAGTGTGAATACTTCTCTGGCTCATAATACCCTCAGCATACAGATTACTCTGTGGTAATTGACTTCAATAATACTCTTTTACATATCTCTGATAACCATACTATTTTAGCTTCATGTCTTCGAGCTGAGCTGCATATGAGTGCGAGATCTATCATCACTTTCTTATGCTGATCTTCATCGTTTAACTTAAAGTTATAAGAGTAATGATCGGCTAATAGTTCTCTATGCAAACTAAAATTATCAGTAATAATCGTTGGGGTTTTTATTTCTTTTAGCTCACGAAAGTATTCAAAATGCTCGTTTAAATCATCAACTAACAATTTTACAAATTCGCCACTAGAGTTGCCCACACGCGTAATATATCCCGATGCTATTTTCTTTTGATATAGCTGTTGCGGCCTTTCTCTTAATGTCTGAATGCCTATATCAATGGACCCGTCAATTAAACCATCATTACTGGCCTTCCGCCATTGCCTAATTTCCAATGTCGCATCGGTTTCTTTGCGTAGTTCATCAATGAGTGCTTTACCCATAATGACAGCTAATGGTTCACCCAAATGCACTGAGATATATTGCAAGTTTTTAGGATCAAAATACTCAGGCTCTAACGCTAA is a window of Shewanella donghaensis DNA encoding:
- the pssA gene encoding CDP-diacylglycerol--serine O-phosphatidyltransferase, with the protein product MLDKLGGIALQTDSLKWLLNPIQFKQELLSRIASAMHSIHIAALYLEDDEAGREVLNALLAAKAANPELQIVVLVDYHRARRGLIGHKGDSGNYIMYRKAMAEAVQPFDILGVPVKSREFMGVLHLKGFIIDDAVIFSGASINNIYFQQLDKYRFDRYHVIESAELARSMRSYIQQHLVNDSAVCSLTQDSSEEQCPEKQDMRTFKTRLSRSEYEFESTRIGNRVTPLVGLGRKKNKLNEVIVKMVDESTESLFICTPYFNPPNALVRALTRHLRNGKSIDIVVGDKTANDFYIPPEKEFSTIGALPYMYEQSLRKFVKRQQWAIENGQLRIHLWKNGINSFHLKGISADGKKHLITGSNLNPRAWALDLENGLLLHDESGAWKQSFESEQAFILEHTEKLFHYSQIETLQKYPAPVKKIMTRIRRLKADFLLRRIL
- a CDS encoding tRNA-uridine aminocarboxypropyltransferase, whose product is MLALPSELQHAVHHLYQYRKSISTKPFAARGMKLIRCQWCLLGEIFCTCQHREYINTQAHFMLVMYDDEVLKPTNSGRLIADIVPNTSAYLWSRTEPSKEMVEAINNPKYQPMLIFPAKYAEPNQAVISHVSQCKNTSDGKIPLLILLDGSWRQAIKMFRKSPYLHNLPLLSFTPETLASYELRKGSHDFQLSTAEVAALAFEAVDEPLNSQVLTAWFELFVESSLLGRNRRLKEDIIPIETYIDKYKQAIINASLD
- a CDS encoding RecQ family ATP-dependent DNA helicase produces the protein MQSQSTSPSLNPLDADLTQTLKQQFGFDQFREGQIDVVKHILSDNSSLAIFPTGSGKSLCYQFSALQLPQLTLVVSPLLALMKDQISFLHSKGINAASIDSSLTYEQSQQVMRDVRNGTTKILMVSVERFKNERFRQFLSSITISLLVVDEAHCISEWGHNFRPDYLKIPSYVQQFNISQVMLLTATATEKVKLDMAKRFGILPQQIVQTGFYRSNLDISVLPVLEESKQAELVNTVSRFTNATAGIAGIVYVTLQKTAEDIANYLTRSNIKATAYHAGLNADVRNRIQQQFMDGEINIIVATIAFGMGIDKSNIRFVVHYDLPKSIENYSQEIGRAGRDGQLSHCVTLANKDGLNTIENFVYGDTPEPTAIAKLIEHIKVEVDNGRWEMQEYSISTSCNIKQLPLKTLLVQLELANVVQPSFAYFAEFKYQFLVGKQQLLASFDPQRQVFLQQIFEHTQFKKIWGQLNFDSLYQQYGADRQRVVAALEYLADKQFIQLETKKITQVFNVDINALLNPNLPAELAHYFQSNEVKEIARLKQLISFFESTECITAKLAIYFDDRNAPSQCGHCSVCSGHIAILPQKQLIPISSLPSLAENLQQFCQHMASKSDQPLSIGVQAKFLAGISVPLFTRNKVKQLSGFGYCTQYRYEEIVEYIKVIHGDSALNRNS
- the eco gene encoding serine protease inhibitor ecotin, with amino-acid sequence MKKLINSTIKKLSVAAMFSITTAMSLSALATSPVPNQFTKPTMITIHQFTANNYQQIEEAKMFPKPVEGQVQHILQLSKRDDELNYKIEIEIGQNKMVDCNKHRLHGELEKQNLQGWGYHYYTVDSISDGPTTMMMCVDPKTAKFVVMGKSITMDYDSRLPKVFYLPEGAELRYRIWEVKGDFEYSK
- a CDS encoding GGDEF domain-containing protein; amino-acid sequence: MAVPQMSALNIPVTPENYAIWYQYYSETNLDLKRAIDGLLANKVEFTASVNQGLYNNFINDQSPEVIENVQIETQILINSLVSKINDLSSGTSNFSSSLSSFSDELQSDPSPQSFNKMLVNVSAEVEKVLFHNELMRADIDTLGSELVTLKEEMVNLSKVAMTDELTSLNNRRAYEIFALEQVNLFTQNHVPCCLLMVDIDHFKNFNDTYGHLIGDKVLAFVAFALKQTVKGNDFVARYGGEEFVVLLPNTDLEDALTVAEHIRERIAGKQLTIGKEKKQQLGNITVSVGAACIQPGDDVETLLTRADDMLYQAKSNGRNCVKG
- a CDS encoding acetate--CoA ligase family protein, translated to MSQRSIHTLFKPTSIAVIGASNGEKRAGRVLMKNLLGSGFSGPIMPVTPKYSAVMGVLAYPNIESLPIKPDLAVICTRASRVPDIIETLAQFGCKVAIIMASGMANEFDENGNSLISLTLQHAKRYGMRILGSNSLGMIIPTIGLNASLAHSGAKQGKIAFVSQSAAICTTVLDWANNKDIGFSSFISLGDASDIDFDELLDYLGRDSRTSAIMLYIDSISEKRHFLSAARAAARNKPIFVIKSGRSLEGVKAAMLHTGGKGGNDAVYEAAFRRAGMLRVNDLIELFAAVESLAHSTPLKGERVAIISNGGGPAVLAADELIIKGGKLAQLSDETVSQLNAILPSTWSGQNPLDIVGDADSQRYTQALNLLMDNYQEMDAILVLHSPSALEESELIAQSLIEAIKSHPNRNKLNILTNWSGEDSAYLARKLFSKAGIPTYRTPEGAVKAFMHMVEYRRNQKLLQEVPQSIPDNIPTDTTTARVLLQKAQTEQRYILETHETSDILKAYGLNTIETQLAKTAEQAVELAKKLGFPVALKVQSPDLMYKSDVHGVMLNLTNEEEVHQAALSITSRVKETNPDAAIDGMIVQKMALTAGAQEVRVSVINDPVFGPAICLGEGGSEWDPTRDAAVALPPLNMTLARYMVIQALKNNKLRDRHLPLGLDMNALCVMLTQISHLIIDCPEIASLDLNPVLAAGQTITLLDVNMKLNTTDIDPKTRLAIMPYPKELEQTATLKNGLKVMLRPILPEDEPKHLVFDNSLSDEDRYKRYFGVRSRMTHEEMAVLTQIDFAREMAFIATAEDENGEQITLGAVRASTDPDNTEAEFAMAVRGDYQGIGLGKLLLEKLVNYYKTTDTPVLAGFTMFENRSMANLAKGLGFTVSFDMEEHLIKMHMDLPVSEK
- a CDS encoding LysR family transcriptional regulator, with the protein product MDLNALNVFVTLYRSGSTQKAAKQLGRSQSFVSKVLAQLREELNDPLFVRTANGLQPTSYADKIAPKIHNALEQISLALEPEYFDPKNLQYISVHLGEPLAVIMGKALIDELRKETDATLEIRQWRKASNDGLIDGSIDIGIQTLRERPQQLYQKKIASGYITRVGNSSGEFVKLLVDDLNEHFEYFRELKEIKTPTIITDNFSLHRELLADHYSYNFKLNDEDQHKKVMIDLALICSSARRHEAKIVWLSEICKRVLLKSITTE